The genomic window TactctttgttttcttcatccGTTAAATTTTAAACTAGATAACATCGTGTTTTTCCGGAGAAGGTGCAGCTAATTGTATGAAAAGAGTCAGCTAGAGTAACTCAACTATCAATAGATCACACCCATGTAAAACCCTAAACTATATCTTGTTGTATATAAAATTCTTTTATATGTTCCACTAGTATTACAACTGTTTCGGATTACTGATAAacatagtaattttttttatataacttCAAGGTTAAAGTTTTCACACCTTGACGCCGATTAACCTTCAAGATGATTAAGACAAAATATACTACGTAAGTCCTATGAGATAGCATAAGCCAGGGGTGGAAAGTGTTTGACACCTGTAGAGGCAAGATCTTGACAGTTTAATATATCCCCCGCACTGATCTGGTTATCATTTAAAACACACGATCAGGCCAGCCTTCCCAGCATTTACAAAATAGGCTTACACACCTTTGCACATCTTACGTGTAGTTATTAGTGcactcagagaaaaaaaaaagccatatcATCTAATGAAAGAGCAGtgtaactttgaaaaaaaaccttcagaGGTATTCTATTGCTAACAGTATGATATGAACATCAAACGGCATCGTCAACATCTGCTAATGATCAGTAGGATAGCAGGCTTGAGCAGAACCATGGTTTTCGAAAGATGAATTTTGAAAGATGAATGCACTAGTGTGTACTGAGGCTTAAGATTAACTATCCCGTCCATCCCAGTGTAAAACTAAGCAATTTTTAAACCAGTCTTGGGGTAAAATTCGTTACACTAACCTGAATTGATGAAGCGTCATGTTCAAACCAGATGCATCGGACATCTTGCAAAAGGCAACCAGCTCAGTAAAATAGTGCTGggttttcaatttcagtttgaGCCACGAAAAAATGAATACTGTTTGTATTCAATTgcatatagtttttttttcaatcagttgGGTACAATGTAGGGTGTCTCTCTGACTAATCCccttatgctttttttttttttttttggcagagtATTACACGATAATGAACATAAGTAGTAGTCATCGAGCATTCCTCTGGATGGATGGAGTCTACCGCAGAAGAAACTTTCAGGCAtagataagtaaaaaaaacttcaaaaaccGCCCGTTTAGCTATTAGGGTTAAAAATCAATATAAGTTTTCGAGTGTTTGATTTACAACCCATGACAGATAAATTGGAATGAAAAGAGACGATAAAATTTTAGCCATAGGCGTGAAACATTACGAAAGAATAGAATATGTCAAGCTGAACGGCTATTTAAAAGAGACCGTAAGTTGGACTAGCGACTAGGCAAGAATTGCTTAGTATCTGACTTTTGGTATCAAGATTCCGATGCCTTCTACCAACCGGAATCTTAAAGTTTAGTGGTATGGTCACCTGCATGAGTTCGACCTAGAACCTCTGAGAACTGCATTATCTATTCTTCTTCTATGAATAGATCTGTTTGTCTCGCTTTCACAGCAAGAACAATGGGCAATTGTGTAAGACATAAACCTGCCAGCTGTGGTAGATACAAGAGTTTTCTTGGCTTAATTTATAAACGATCTATCGTTCTCTCCCAATCGTTGACACTCAAATCCAGCATTTTTGCTGTGGTTATGGCCTGAAAACATAGTCGGCCTGGATTAACCATTGCAGAAATTATCGATGATTTCTGACAGTATAAAGCGAATCATGATGTGATTTCTAGCTTTTAAAGACGgtaaaaacgacaaaaaaggCGCTTTTTAATCGATCCCTGTTGAAGAACTCGCAGTTTTTCATGGAATTTCCAAGTGCGCAACGACACGTGTATTAAAAAAAGCATCCCCCACGTTCTAACCACGCGCTTAGGTTATCACGTCATGCTCTGCTGAACGTGCAGTATCACGATGACTTATCTTGAACTTCAATCTTGCTGGAAACACATTCttcacccccctcccccccttccttcCCCCTAAAAAAACATAACCGAGGAGACGAATTAATTTGTGTCGTTAACGTGTCGTTGAAGGTTATCTCGTCATGCCCTGCTGAACGTGCCGTATCACGATAACTTGTGCTTTGAACTTCAATCTCGCTGGAAACACCGTCTTCACTCCCCGAAAACACAAATATATCCTAGGTACAACACACGAGACACATTCGGCAAATTTGTCTCGTTACTGCGGATCATTTGatggtagaaaaaaattaacaaacaacaATATCACTTTCATAACTTATAGTCACTGTTGGCAGCCATACAGAAACTGTAAACACGTTCGGACAACTTGTTAGTTCTCTGCTTCACATCTATTTGACGGTGATCATTTTAAATTATACAAAATCAATGCATGTGACCcgcttttttaaaaataggaGATCACAATTGACGAAAAACGACACAATACACTTCGAAACAGAGTCTTCGTGAACGCAGAACGGAAAACATGACGTCAAGAGTTTTCCCAGTGATTGGTAACCAGGCTTTGTCGTTTCGAATGAACACGCATGGGGGGTTTGACCACGAGACAGCGTTGCGAAAACATGATATGTGATCGAAGGCGAAGTGACGTTGTTAATTTTGTAGTTCACTCGGTTCTTCGACGAAAGAATGTCAGCTCAAGTGAAAGAAGGTGTCAAGCCATCCGGGGCTGTAAAAGTAACGGCTAAAAAACACAAATGGTATCTTGGAGGAATCGCTTCTGCCATGGCAGCCTGTGTCACACATCCGTTGGATTTGCTCAAGGTAATTTACACCATCAAAACAGTGATCAATCTTAAGGCGTGGACGGTTATTTTAAGGATTATTTTTGGGTAGTACTGTGGTGTATTCTTTATTCTGCCTCAGTTCTTGCTGACGAAAGGCCCAAGTATTTTTATAAATTGAAACGTTTTGTGTTGTGCATTTTCTCATTTATGTTTGATACGAACTATCTTTTGTTCCAAATGGAGATTTGtcctttaaaagtgaaattgGCGTGACACTTCGATGTCCTTAAAAAATCGTTAAAAGTATTCCCTTCTCTGTCTCAAAGTGGATAGAGAATACTGGCTTTATTTTATCCCGAGAAAAATGGCGAAGATTTCATGCGCGAACTGCTtgcattaatttaaaataaagttgttttctttcaacttgGTTCAGTGCTGACATCTCAAATGAAGTAAATACAGACCAAGTTTTACAGCAATCCTTGTAAtgattatgaaataaaatttcgcTTTTTACAGgagttcatttttttattcgttCAATAaggtcaaattttttatttaattttttattttgttataataaatcatatttaaatgtttttttttttacagcctaatgaaatgaaagaacgagaaatcctattttttttcagctctttcctCTGCAGCCATCCTACTGTTCTCCAACTTATTATGattatgttatttttaattctatttcttaaaacaaatttatttatgcCTCCTCACTTGTCTGTCAGGTTCATTTACAGACACAGCAACAGGttaaacaaagacttttgtcCATGGCAGTTCATGTTGTTCGAACACAGGGTGTATTTGCACTTTACAATGGACTGTCAGCCTCTGTCATGAGACAGGTATGGAAGTGAGATGTGGCCATGAAAATGGCTATTTAAATACGATTTTGGAGAAAGCTTTACTGTTGATATCActattgaaattatttcatgaaataatgTATGGGAAAAAAGTACACACTTCTGATTAGCTGAAAATGAGCACATTctcatgtaacatgagtgcaaagttgtaacacaaatAAACTACAAATTTATTACAAATTGCACTGGCTCTACAGGCTCTTGCAATTtagttgtctttgaaaaatttacttgagcttattaacaccaaattgcagtTAAAACTATGTTATTACCTATGCTTAAAACATAGTTGCATAAGATGTGTGTTACGCCACCGGAAAgatgtaaaaaatatttctatgaGTATGTCTTACAGCATAGCTCATCATGTAAGAATGGGGTGTTTTTGAATGTTTCTTCAAAAGTCTGAGAGAACTAGGGCATCATCAAGAAGTAATAAATTTGTCTAGACTGAGGTATTATGGAAGCTTAGTTTTAAATGTCTCAACTAATTGATCTCCACAATGCTTAATTCTTAGACACAGCAAAGGAACAAATGGAATGAGCTTGTTATTAGTAATTAGCAGTTAACTCATGGTCAGTTCACtttcaggaaaatatttaaTACATTTGGAGTAATTTCATGATAATCATTCTGAATTGGTTAGTTCTAAATAAGCCACTTAATGAATACACTCataattatatttgtttttggTAGCTTACTTATTCCACAACACGTTATGGATTGTATGAAGTGGTCTCTGCAGAGTTAAGAAAAGGAaatggtaattatttttttgtctagTTTAGGTAAAGGGTATTGGGAAAAAATCTTTAACTTTCAGTGAAGAAACAAAACAGGTTATGTGTGTCTCGTTGAGAAAGAATTGTGAAATAAACAGTGTTTGATTAAATAAGTCGAAATATTTTGCCAAAGTTTGTTATAAGCTGTATAAGCTGAAACTACATCAATGACTTTACATGTAGTGTAGCACACCACCTGGGGTTTGTTGGAAGAGTTTGGAGACTTGTAATATTGTCAGGTATTACAAGGTTTTTCCCGGTAGTGAGGTACTTTGGATGAATGCTTATTATAATGATTACCTTAAAAAATGAATAGAGTTGGGGAAGGGGGGAGACAAAGTATTGTCAGAGTCCACTTTCTGTTAGTTGTTGTTTATAACTTGTGGAAAACCCTGGcatgtttttattattacctttttacTAGCCTTTATGgccaaacaaatttaaaatactagAGGctctatttcttttctttctagaGCCACTACCTTTTTACCAGAAAGTTGTAATAGGATCAGTATCAGGTAAGTTGTGTAGTTATAAATTAAAGTGGATAGTTTTATTGCTGATCAgctgttacaattttttttgtgttgttagTGTGAAAGCGAAAAAGAGCTTTGGAACTGAAATTATATGAAATATCTCTGTTAGGTTTCTTGGGCGGAATTGTTGGCAACCCTGCAGATATGGTCAATGTTAGGTATGTACCAAAGTCAGATAAGGGTAACATCTGCCATTTAACTCAATTTTGAGTGTTATTCAATCAGTTAATGGTATCCTAGTGGTTAGTACACTGGACTCTGCATAAAATGAGAGGTAGAGTTCTGACCttgtcactgtgttgtgtttttgggcATGAACATCTTACATTCCCTCCCTCTCAGGAGAGGAGTATTTGTAAATAGATACTGGTAAACTTTCAGGGAAGTCTTACAAAATACTGTAGGCTAAGCCCTTGATGGACTGGGATCTGGGCAAAGTGGGAGAGGTAGGAATTCCCTTCATGCTAATAAAACTTAGATAAGCTCTGGCAGTATGGATTTTCTGGTTCATAagcctctcttttttttccctagtGGATGTAAGTTTATGACACATTATTTTTGATTACACAGGAAGGATGCATCTGTGATTCCTAGTTGTCCTATGATAATAACTGTTGTGTTGTCCAACTGTATgcattatttcttgtttctttcattttacagaATGCAAAATGATGTCAAAACACTTGATAAAGCACTTCGAAGAAAGTAAGGTTTCCAAGTGGATTTATGTGATAATACTTGATTTTTTGAGATTTAAGTTTCCCCATTCAGTACACATACATGTTCAATAGTTTTACATATTTAATTCAGCCAGTAAAAAGTTGGtgttactcttttttttttgtagttatAAGCATGTGTTTGATGGCCTCTATAGAACAGCAACTGAAGGTATGTAATCTAGCTGAAATAATTGAAACTATTTGTGTTCTTTTAAGAATTCACTTAAGTGCAGTGAGCTGTGCTGGTCTTGATCTctcttaacccttcacacccttgcattagtatgcatattgtCCATACTGTTATCTATGTAACTCCAAAGctactaacaaggagaatttgtttaacaatcaagagtctctttagttggtgatcatatttattattcttgtgacttcagtgtatgattcaggggtgatgttgtaaggagaagttagatgctagtcactcctagggggTCAAAGGTTAAAGTTCGAAACcctttcctttgaaaaaaattttctgaacatgtttaatttttttagtaataCTTTTGTGTCTGAATTGATTATTGGTAGAGGGTGTGTCAACTTGGATGAAAGGTGTTACAATGACCTCATCTAGAGCTCTCCTGATGACTGTGGCTCAGGTACATATTCAAATAAGTCATACAATTTTCTTTGGACCAAATAAGCACAAGACTTCAGCTAACGACTTTTACTGAGAATGGTCATTATTTGATCAATTGCAAATCAATTGTACATTTATTTAGGTTAAATGGTGTTAAAATTACAGCTGCATGTAGTTACTAAAAAGTAAGTACCAGCCTTGTAGACCAAATTGATATAGAAGCACAAAGTGATATTCTTTATCACCTGCTCTCCATTGCCATGTCTTCTGTAGGTTGCATGTTATGATCAAGCAAAACAGCTGTTACTTGCATCAGGGTAAGTGTTACAAAATGATTAATGTTTACGAAATACTAAGAGTTACTCTCAGCATTTTTAGAATCTGTGACAAAGTTATATTGGGGTTTTTCCCTTGCTAATACATGTGTACAAACCAATTCTGGTACAACAAAGATCATATATTGCTTCTTTTGTAGATATTTTAAAGACAACATTGTTGCACATTTCACTGCAAGTTTTATAGCGGTAAGAGAAACTAGATAGGAAAGGAATAACTCATttaaacaaagaacttttttaGACCATAAGGTACAGATGTATTAACCTTTTTTAGGAAGCCATAGACATTTCCAttcaaaaacaataaacattTTTGCCACAAAGAGACTTACATTTATCACAATCCATTGATTTAATAGTATATGTTTGGAGACAGTGTGCAATATATGTCATTGCATGACAATGTTGATCCCTTGCTGTGTCAATTTGAAacttattataatttatttacagTCAAGGTACTTAATTGTTGGGAGATTAGTTGTTGTAGTCTAAATCCTGTGATACCATTTCAATTCTTTTTGAATTATGAACTTTTGAAATGTCTGTGTAGGGTACAATTGCTACAAGCATAACACAACCTGTTGATGTTATGAAGACAAGACTTATGGAAGCAAAACCTGGGCAGTACAAGGTAAACTCTATTTGAGAAGAAATATTCTTATTACAAGTAAACCTCTCAGTTActttaatttacatttctaAAGATGCTTTGGTATAGATGGTGTGTAATTTTCCCCTTTTCTTACAGAGTGTGGCCCACTGTATACTTTTTACGGCAAAACTTGGACCTATGGGATTTTATAAGGTAACTATTGTTAGGAGAGAAGAAGCTCTTGTAATAATGCCATGAAAAATTCTGATGTGGCTTCTGAGCTACTTCTCAGTACCATACATACACCCTATTTGATGATTTGATTAATATAATACAAGTGGATATTTTTGTGAGGTGAGTAGTATTTTTCTGAGCAAGGAAATTACAAGCAAAGGTTGGATCATTCAAGGTTGGATTGTTCAGTGTGGCCAATTTGCTGCTTTCTGCCAGTATATTTACCCTGTCTACAGTGTAATCCTGTGGTATATTTTGCTCATTCCAGTCTTTTAATATGGTAAAATGGCGTAAATGTTGCATGATAAATTTTGATATATCATTCACCAGTTGAAAGTGCTCTGTTTTAGTAACCCTTAATGCTTTTTTTCCCTCCATTTATAGGGTTTTATCCCAGCTTGGGTACGTTTGGCACCTCACACAATTATTACTTGGATCTTCCTAGAGCAACTAAGATTGCTCTTTCCTGTGAAACAGGCAGTGATGTAACTGACTTCAGAACATATTAATTAATATATTCATTTGATATCATTCTTACTTCAATTTAAATACACAAATTCAGTGAGGGTTATTTGGCTTTTATGGAAAAATTAGTTAGGTTGTATTATAGATTCTTACCtattattttaactgttttgaGACTTGCCAAAAGCCATATACATGTATTGATTAAAATTGGATTAAAAGATACAGtcataaaaaatgtttattaaatAACCATTCAGAGGTTGCTTTTCCATAAAAACTAGTTGCAAGATGGGGTATGGTGTCATGTGTAAGTAGCCATTGATAACATGAAGAAATGGATTTATTATTTAACTTTACTATGTTAATTATgaccaccaaaaaaaattgaccacttAAAGTTGGGTTTTTCTTCTCCAGCACATTTAAAaaatcttgtaattttttttttctaatgttttCTGCATCTCATAACATAATGAATCTGAAGTGCACTTCAGTTCATGTggcaaattaattttctttgaatggtTCAAGTCTCcagctttttttaaagtaaGTAAGGTGaatgaaagagataaaaaggTGTAGGTAGCGCTTAATGTTGTTAGGACATGTTAGAGGATGAAGTGCTCAGTTCAGAAATGTTTAActaaataatatgaaaaatcgAATATGTAggagtaacaaaaaaaaatatgaaaagatgATCAAGTAACCCAAGAAACTATGAGGGAGAAGTAAAAAAAGCATTGatgttgatttttattttcatatcgAGGTAACCAAATAGGtattcaattaaattatttcatacaaGTTCAGTGTAACTTATGGAAGTGAAGTACTTTAATTATGGATCAAAAGGAGATGTAACCATAAAATTGGAGAATAAATGTGAAATGCGAatgtattttacttttcttaattttttatttccattaatcttatttcagtttctttcccTTTCAAGTTGTCCGGGGATGGAAATTTTCACCCTATAAATGGTTTTTCAGTGAAATCTCTTACGTGCATTTTGGGGTTAATTCTacgaacaagaaaaaaaaactgtggagAAAAGTGTCCTTACCTAAACAGGGCCAAATGTTCAAACAGTTGAAAGCGCGCTGTGAACCGAGTTAATAATCTTTCTTGTACTACTCTTAACTCACGAAGCCTTTAAGACCACTCGCTGCACGGTAAACTTGGATAGTGAACATGTTGGTTTTAGTTATTTTTGGTTTTCGAGGAAGGTGAAAGGTTCTCATATCTACTAGGGGTGAAAAGACAGTTCAGTTTTCAAAactacaaaagaaaatgaattttgtttcGTGCAACCTTACCTGAAATTAACGCAAGTTTTCAACTCCTTCGGTATCCAATAACCCCCAGTTGTCGACTGCTTTCTTTGAGCttgaaaatatataaatttcaCTACCAACAATACTGTAAACTGGTCACGAAACTAGCTGTTAGAAAAGTAACCTGACTTACAATACAATTGCCTCATTCAATTAAGTCTGTTTTTGCTTAAGGAGGATTGCCATCCGTGTCGCAATTGAAATGCGCACTAAAATACTCGAATTTCATTAGCTCAGAGTGGCGCGCTTTGTTACACCTCAAACTCCGCTTCGGTTTTCCAGAGGAGGAAGGCAAGAAAATCACCTGAAACCTGTTGACGATTGGCTTTGCCGGTATAACCTTGCAGTATACAAAGGTGCAGCTGATTACAACTTCGCTCTGCCAAAAGATCTTTGCTTTTTCCAAACGacaaattttcagaaatataAACCGACGGAGAAAAACCTTAACTTTCCAATACGAGTCTACTTCCCCACAGTTTGAACGAAAGACATCTGTAGTTTTACcgaaggaggtaagtttctgatgcaactgtggtgctgcgtcggtgggagagtataacagggtaatttagtgttatcaactgagttgaaaaagtaaattggccaccgtaaagagtttaaaggctgatgtttcgagcgttagcccttcgtcagggcgattggaggaattgcgGGTTGTGTGTGTGGGTTTAAATGGAGTTACGCgattggtgggaatatggcgacgaaaaaacaagaataaattagtcgTCAACCAATTTACTTCAGGCCTTTACTACATGGTTGATGGAAAAGCAACGAAGCAATTCGATGTTCTCTCTTCATACTGAAGTAgctttattcattatttttagTTTGATGTGTTCCCCTTACCTAACCTTGAAACTCAAGGTCTCTCCATTTCAAGGGCTAAGACCAGTTTTTACCATCTGAGTGCGTTTTTGATAAAGCTACTAACGTCCACCGATTCTATCACCTCTTGGAGGCTAACTAAATAACACATAATATTTGCACTCTGACATCAATTTTGTGTAACAAATGTAATTCATATCCCGTAAAGCCAAAACAGACTTACCATCGATTCTGGTTATATGATACGGAATGTATGCAAAAGACTCAGAACAAGTGATAATATCAAGACTGACATCTGTACGTGTCTGCATATCGAGTTAAAATAATTCCAACTCAGTTATATTCTCCGACTATCTGATGCGTACTCAAAATCTAACACGCTTGTTATTTAGAGTGAAGACTGGAGGAGAGGGcctgccccctcccccctcacccGTTACTTACGCATAAAAAAAGTCCCTCTTCAATCCCAATCGCTATTACAAATACAGGCCAGGAAACACTCCACATCATACACATTCAGCAATGAGGCCAGCTCAGTGATGTATAGCTTACCTATATACGAACCAGCCGCATATTACTTTCTAtacaaaaacaagtttaaacttttttcacCCAGGTTAATTTAGTGGAGCACCTCCTTGCCTTTTCCTTGCAATTACTGTACAGATACTCAGCCTACACATTGCGAGAATGATTCGCGTTTGAGATACCAACTGTTTCCACGTCTCAACAAGTACCTAAAAACTGTAGCCTTTGAGTTTCTGCGTGTCACAGTCTAAAAACTGTTATTAATTTCTATTGTACACCGACTTTTTGAGCTATTGACTTCAACAACGTACATCATGAAACGTTAAATACTTGAAACTGTCATGGACAGAATGGATCTTACACCACAAACTCATCAGTATGACAAGTTCCTCGTAAGTTAACTCCTTGAGTGTTCACAATAGTGTCGCTGCTCGTTGAGTCTGACCGCTTGCATCTCTCTAGATTCCTTAGACTTTGAACGTAGTCTGCTTCCTCATAAACGTGTTCACTTGGACTTAAGGATGCACCCTGTTGTTCAGGGTCTCCTTTAGTACCATCGACATTTTCAACCACGTCACTTGCCTGAGGTTCCTGGGACGACAATTCTGACACTGTCGATTCTTTCTCACATGGACCAACACGCGATTCATCCGTTTGGTCCCGGCGTTCATGATTCTGCAAATTATCCTCCACTATCAATGTAATCCCCTTGTTGTTGAAAGCACAGGGAAGAGTATCAGGGCCACTGCAAGTACTTTCCAGTGTGCCAGATCTCTCAATGGGGATCTGAAGATCAGTTAAACTCTGACGATTCTTGTTATCTAATTCCGTACTATCGGACGCGTCTGGTTTACTTGAAATAATATCTATTGGTCGTGCATAGCCTGAGCTAGTTTCCGATACCACACTGTTTCTGCAGCTGTCCGGAATGAGCTCCAAGTAAGTATGAGTGCTAGATCGCTTAGAGTCAACACATTCTTTAAGATCCTTGCAAGTACCTATACTCGACCCAGAATCCTCCTTTTCAAAGACCTCCCCATAGTTGCTTTCTTCACCCGTTGAGGAGCGACACTGTGACGCGACCAATCCTGGAATCTGGCTAATTCTCACCGAAGCATATGGGGAAGCAGGATCACTGTCAGGCTCAAGCATGGCGGAAGAGACTCCACTATCTCTTCCATCGCTATCACGATTTGAATACCGCTGGTCCCACCCATTTAGGCTTTCGGTCTTTCGCCTTTCGTTATCCTCGGTGACACTTGCGTATGGGTGATCTTCTTCAGCATTATCTTCTGGCGTGTCACTCTCTATCGGACTTGCAGACCGAGTGCTCGCCTTGCTTTGAGAACTTGCTCTTCCACTGCTTTCACTGCGGGACGCTTTCTCATCACTGCTAACACTTGCATAGGAAGGTTCCACAATATTGTTGTTCTCACCCACCTGGTTACCCGGTACACTTTCATAAGGGTGGTAAATGTCCACGTCAAAGGCGGTCCAGTTGATTTCTCTCAAAAGTAGAAGAGTGTCTAAAGACTTGGAGTGCCTGCGGCATAGGTTAGTTTTCCTGGCATCACTAATATCATATGCTGCCAATTTGTCGATGCAACCCATCGAGCCCTTTCTTGGTGGTGGTGGCACAGGTGGCAATGACGGTGATCCACAGATTATTTTGTTGTATGTGCCTCCAAAACTGGACGATTTCACCAACATTGGATGGGCCCGCATGGGCGGTGACTTCTGATGAGATGGGTACGTTCCACTTTTTCCCCTGTTTTGCGAGATTTCAAAAAACCGCAATCGATCAAGGCTCTTTGAAAAACGTTTACTAGGAGCAGGTGGTAATGGCCTATTCTGAAATATGTTTGATACACTCTTTGTTCGTGAACCAAGTGTGAACGATCTTATCTTCAGATCTAACTCCTCTGGAGAGGGTGATCGGCCATTGAACATGGGTTTCAGTGAGCTGCTTTTACCCAAGGTTTGGCAGGATAATATAACAGGAGGCGTGGTGCACCCATTAACATTCCTGCCCTCGAAAAGGTCTCCTGCaatgaaattattgaaatattgaaatgttcaccatttaaataaaaataaaagaacgatgattaaaaaatttcccTCAAAATTGCCGAGCTTTTTAAAGGCCTAATTTCATtgaaagaataaacaaaaattgtgaaaacaGTAACGTCAGCTACACTGAactatatttaaaaaattcaacgaGAGAATGTCTTCTTATGTAAATATGAATTTTGGGATATTATT from Pocillopora verrucosa isolate sample1 chromosome 8, ASM3666991v2, whole genome shotgun sequence includes these protein-coding regions:
- the LOC131787988 gene encoding uncharacterized protein, which translates into the protein MATLFLLVAIFQLLILRKALIVEGNNSSVWFSNATSPTSSNGVDNKPMSPNTTSNSTSTVVSKSTSKPTTHTSMTLTSGPGVIKGSMKSGLSSASSTENDAVQMPEKTISTKPVVRDPSATKESDDEGGVPYWVYILIAFGVIFIITIVVCVIYARLERWKTQGSYMVWDDNELELSPAFTRESEFLLDSLATNQEPGTPELQIYEIPLDSLGHQRVYIGTKRIAPKSEEHREAVKFTKNKKSRKKDAQFQGNTLPRAGKRDHIYSSVNDEVSSALSDGDLFEGRNVNGCTTPPVILSCQTLGKSSSLKPMFNGRSPSPEELDLKIRSFTLGSRTKSVSNIFQNRPLPPAPSKRFSKSLDRLRFFEISQNRGKSGTYPSHQKSPPMRAHPMLVKSSSFGGTYNKIICGSPSLPPVPPPPRKGSMGCIDKLAAYDISDARKTNLCRRHSKSLDTLLLLREINWTAFDVDIYHPYESVPGNQVGENNNIVEPSYASVSSDEKASRSESSGRASSQSKASTRSASPIESDTPEDNAEEDHPYASVTEDNERRKTESLNGWDQRYSNRDSDGRDSGVSSAMLEPDSDPASPYASVRISQIPGLVASQCRSSTGEESNYGEVFEKEDSGSSIGTCKDLKECVDSKRSSTHTYLELIPDSCRNSVVSETSSGYARPIDIISSKPDASDSTELDNKNRQSLTDLQIPIERSGTLESTCSGPDTLPCAFNNKGITLIVEDNLQNHERRDQTDESRVGPCEKESTVSELSSQEPQASDVVENVDGTKGDPEQQGASLSPSEHVYEEADYVQSLRNLERCKRSDSTSSDTIVNTQGVNLRGTCHTDEFVV
- the LOC131787927 gene encoding mitochondrial dicarboxylate carrier, with the translated sequence MSAQVKEGVKPSGAVKVTAKKHKWYLGGIASAMAACVTHPLDLLKVHLQTQQQVKQRLLSMAVHVVRTQGVFALYNGLSASVMRQLTYSTTRYGLYEVVSAELRKGNEPLPFYQKVVIGSVSGFLGGIVGNPADMVNVRMQNDVKTLDKALRRNYKHVFDGLYRTATEEGVSTWMKGVTMTSSRALLMTVAQVACYDQAKQLLLASGYFKDNIVAHFTASFIAGTIATSITQPVDVMKTRLMEAKPGQYKSVAHCILFTAKLGPMGFYKGFIPAWVRLAPHTIITWIFLEQLRLLFPVKQAVM